TTTCTGCTGCCAGCTTTGTGCCGTCAGCTACAAGTACTTGGCCGGCATGTTGCGAATAACCCATTCCTACACCGCCGCCATGATGAATGCTCACCCAGCTTGCACCTCCTGCCGTATTTACGAGCGCATTTAATAATGGCCAGTCTGATACAGCATCCGATCCGTCCTGCATCCCTTCCGTTTCACGGTTTGGTGAAGCGACTGATCCGGAGTCCAAATGATCCCGGCCGAATACAATCGGTGCTTTCAATTCTCCATTTGCGACCATCTCGTTCACTCTTAGGGCAAAGCGGTGGCGGTCACCATAACCTAACCAGCAAATACGGGCAGGTAAGCCTTGCCATTTCACCATTTTCTGTGCCATGTCAATCCAGTTTACTAATGCTGTGTCTTCAGCAAACATTTCCTTCGCCAAAGCATCTGTTTTGTAAATATCCTCCGGGTCGCCTGAAAGTGCTGCCCAGCGGAATGGCCCTTTTCCTTCACAGAACAGCGGGCGGATATAGGCAGGTACAAACCCAGGGAAGTCAAAAGCATTTTCTACACCCATTTCCTTTGCATACGCACGGATATTGTTTCCGTAGTCGAATGTTTCCGCACCAGCCTGCTGGAATTCAAGCATTGTTCGTACATGCTCTGCCATCGTTTCCTTCGCACGGCGCTCATATGTTTTTACATCTTTTTTACGCAGTTGAAGTGCTTCCTCCAATGTCATCCCGTTTGGAATATAGCCGTTAATCGGGTCGTGGGCAGATGTCTGGTCTGTCACGAAATCCGGGATCATGCCGCGGTTTAACAGCTCACGGTTAATGTCCGCACAGTTTCCTACTAAACCAATTGACGCAGGTTCTTTAGCTGCTGTTAACTTATTTACAAGTTCAATCGCCTCATCTACTGTTTCGACAAGGTAATCACAGTAGCCTTCATTTATTTTGCGTTCGATTCGTGCACGGTCCACTTCAACAACTAAAATGACCGCTCCCGCCATTTTTCCGGCTAATGGCTGGGCACCACTCATACCGCCCATACCACCAGTTAATATCCACTTACCACGAAGGTCGGCTGTGCCAAACTTCTTTTTCCCTGCTTCCACAAAACTTAAATATGTTCCTTGCAAAATACCTTGTGCCCCGATATAGATCCATGAGCCTGCCGTCATTTGCCCGTACATCATTAAATTGCGTTCTTCCAGTTCATAGAAATGGTCCCAGTTCGCCCATCCAGGCACTAGATTCGAGTTGGCGATCAGTACGCGCGGTGCATTTTCATGTGTTCTGAATACTGCAACCGGTTTTCCGGACTGCACAATCATCGTTTCGTCATTTTCCAGTTCTTTTAATGTTGCAATAAGTTTTTCGTAGCTTTCCCAGTCACGTGCCGCTTTCCCGATACCGCCATATACAACCAGCTCATCCGGATTTTCCGCTACTTCCGGATCCAGATTGTTCATCAGCATGCGCATTGCCGCTTCCTGTGTCCACCCTTTACATGAAAGCTCAGAACCACGTGGTGCACGGATGTTTGTTTTATATACCATAAAAAATCTCTCCTTTAATTTGAAGTTAGAATAAGATAAATGCTATTGGCGTAACGATAATGAGTGTTAAGACAACTCGTTCAAACCAAATAATGAGCATTTGGCGAATTGATAACGGGATGTCTGTCGATAAAATTACCGGAATGACAGCAGAGAAGAATAAAATAGCTGAAATCGAAATAACTGCTACGATAAACTTCGTTACTAGAACTGCTTCTGTTACAATCATTGCCGGTAAGAACATTTCCGCAATTGATAATGACAACGCTTTAGCTGTCAGCATCGGATCCGGAATTTGCAGTAAATACGTAAATGGCGCGAAGATGTATGCCAACCAGTCAAACAGCGGTGTATAAATTGCCAACACCATCCCTAATAGTCCAATGGATAAAATGGAAGGTATGACCCCCATCGCCATAATAAATCCGTCTTTTAAATGAATGTATAAGTTTCTAGGTAAAGACGGGTTGGTCTTTGTTGCTTCAACCGCTTCTGCCCAGGCTACTTTTAAACGATCAGTTTTTACGATCTTTTCAGGCTGAGGTGTTGAACCTTCATAATATTCATCTTTAATTTTATTTAACGGATAAATTCGGGCTGTAATTGCTGTAACGACGAATGTCACAACTAATGTCACCCAGAAAAATAAGTTCCAGTATTCCATTAAATCCAATGTTTTCGCAACGACTACCATGAAAGTAGCTGAAACTGTAGAAAAGCCTGTAGCAATGATGGCTGATTCTCTCGCTGTATATTTTCCTTCTTTATAAACACGGTTCGTCAATATTAAGCCAACCGAATAGCTGCCAACAAATGAAGCTACCGCATCAACTGCTGAACGGCCAGGCGTTTTGAAAATCGGTTTCATTACCGGCTGCATGAGTACCCCTATAAATTCAAGTAAGCCATAGCAAACGAGCAGTGCTAAGAAAACCGATCCGATTGGAATGACGAGTCCTACCGGCTTAATAAGTTTTTCTAATAAAAACGGACCGATATCCGGATTAAATAACCATGCCGGACCAAATCCAAAAATAAGCATTACCCCGGCAACCAGTCCGCCCAATTTAAAAATTGATAGCACCATGTTTACTTTTGAGGTATTCCACTTTTTCGTGACAAATGGATAAAATGCTCCAAGTACTAAAAGAACCAACACATACCCGTTTACTAACGTTGGTGTGAATGTCGTGAATGCACTTACCATATGGTCGATTAAAATCGATGTTTTTCCATTCCATTCGAATGTGATAAAAAAACTAAAAATCCCGATTAAACTGCAAAACACCATTTTCATGAAAATGCTAACTTCAAATTGTGCCACTTTCGGCAGTTCCTGTTCCTCCTGGTACTTTGTCATCCCACCACTCCTTTGTTATTATCATTCTAATTTTCTTTCAATTCGGAATAAATAGAATAGGAACATCGATTGTAGTAATATTTGAATAAAGTAAAATTAAATTGAATGAATTGTAGTATTTATATATGAATTAGTAATTATTAAAGGTGGTGTTCGATTGAAAATCTTAATTGTTGAGCGGGATTTTGAAGAAATTGCAGGAATTGAGTGGTATTTAAAAAATTATTTTATGCGGGAAATTGAAGTAATTGGCGTAATAGATGGCAGTAGAATAATTGAAGCTTTTGAAGAAACTCAGCCCGAATTACTTCTTATTGAAATGGAACTTGTTTCTCCTTCTATAGAGCAGTTTATACAAAAGCAGGCGATCCCCGTTATCGGCATTACAGCGGAGCCTATTTTTCAGCAAGCTATGAAAGCAATACGCTTAAAAGCAATCGATCTTTTTGTGAAGCCCATACCTTTGGAGCAATTAAAGTCTGCTTTGCTGAAAATCCCTTCGACTAAATCGGCAGCAACGTCAAGCAGTACTATTCCAGTCGAGACCCAATTATATTCGGATTTGTATTTAAATAAGCCAGGAAATTTCTCATTGGATGGAAAGTCCTTCTTTTTAATCGAGTGTGCAGATTACGAGCATAATTTTATGCTGTATGAGTGGCTCATTGAACTGCCTATTTTTCAAAACCTTATTGCCCTGCCGCTGCAAAACCGGGTGATTTGTATTGTTGATATCGATGTTTTTACCAATCTATTCAGACAGCTTCGAATCATGAGCCAGGAATGGGAGAAATTCAGTGGGGAATCGCTGAATATTGCTGTCTATGACGGTAAGGAGACAACATTGCTTACTATGTATCAAGCATGTAAAAAGACTTTGGCTCAGCGCTTTTATAAAGGGTATTCCCATATTTTTAAAAGCTCGCAAACACTTCATGTGACAAGACTTGATCCGCTTTTAACTCCAGAGGAACAGCAGCTTTGGATCACGAGCCTTGAAAACGGTGATTTAAAAGCGATTAAAACTTTTTTATATACGCTAACAAAAGGTTCTACCTATTACCATCAGGATGATGTGCGTATTCATTTGACAAGTATTTTAGCGCAAATCCGCCGATTTATGATGAAGTATCATCTGCAGCAGCAAGCTAAAATGGAACAGCAATACCGCGCACTGTTCCATTTTATTTTAGAGCATCCGATTTTATATGCGATTGTACAGGAATTTATTTTATTTACACAACGCTTGATCGATGCGAGGAAAAATTTGCAGCAACAGCAAATTGCCGATTATACGGAGTTGGCTGTTGAAATAATTGAGCGCGACTATAACAATGCTGAGCTGACATTACAGCATGCGGCGAATGAATTAAATATAAGCACCAATTATTTGAGCAATGTATTTTCAAAAAAACGTGGCATTCCGTTCCGGAAATATTTGCAGCAGTATCGCGTACAACAAGCCGAAAAGTTATTAATAGAAACGAGTTTGGGCATCGGAGCAATCGCGGAAATGGTCGGCTTTACGGACGGCAATTACTTCACTAAAGTATTTCGGGAATACTATCAGTTAACCCCTTACCGCTATCGTTTGCAGGTGAGGAAGACAGCCGGGAATTCTGTTTAGGACAATAAAAAATACCTGGGCACATTTTGAAATGGCCTAGGTATTTGTGTCTAATCTTTCCGTGTGTTCATAAATTATCCATTTAAAACGGAAACAGCAACGGTACTGCAATCATCATGATAATAAACATGATAACCTGTAACGGAACACCGACTTTGACGAAATCCATAAATTTATAGCCACCAGCTGTTAATACAAGGGAGTTTGTCGGAGATGCAATCGATGTCGCAAAAGCCATACTCGCAGCAGTTGCTACCCCGATCATAAATGTATACGGGTTCGCATCCATAGCAAGTGCTGCAGTGATGGCAATCGGCGAAAACAGTACCGCTGTTGCCGTATTACTAACAAATTGCCCGAAAACAACGGTTAATAAATAAATCCCCATTAGTACACCATATGGACCGAAATCACCGAGCACACTGATAATGCCTTCTGCGAGAATCGTCATCCCCCCTGTTTTCTCAAGCGCTGTCGCCATCGGAAGCATTGCCGCTACGAGCACAATACTTTCGAAGTTCATTTTACTGTAGGCATCATCCATATTGCGCAAACAGCCTGTAATAATCATAAGAACAGCCCCGATTAATACAGCAATAACGGCGTCGAACACTTCAAACACCATAAGTCCTATCATGAGCAGCATAATAATACCGGCAATCGGTGCCTTTCCGTTTGCGGCAATTGCTCCTGCTAACTCGCGAGGCTGCCCTACTACGACAACATCTTGCGTTTCGCGGGACAACAGCTCGATTTCATCCCATGTTCCCTGCACTAAAATCGCATCACCGAAACGCAGCTTCTGATCTGCCATGTCTTTCAGTAAGTAATCGCCTTTACGGTTGATTCCTAAAATGTTCAAATTATATTTTTCACGGAATCCGATTTTACTGACCGTTTCCTTAATAAGACGTGATTGCGGTGTTAATAATACTTCCGCTACACCAATTTTCTTCGTAACGAGCTCTTTCGCATGATCTTCAAACGGTTGAACAGTCAACTTATAATCATGGGCAAAGCGTGCTACATCATCGGCCAAACCTTGAACATACAGCTCATCGCCGACATGTATAACACTTGTCGGACCCGCCAGCTCCTGGTACGTCATCGGCCGTAAATTAATCCCTTCCTGCGCGGCACCGCGTTTTATTTTCATAATATAAATATGGTAGGTTGCCGGAAGCTTCAAATCAGCAAGCTTTTGTTCTATGATTGTCGAATGCTCGCTAACGACAACGCGGAACAGCTTATCATGCAAATCATATTCCTTAGCAATTTTCTTTGGAGAAAGCTTATACCCCGCACTTGACTGCGAACGGTTTTCTTCATTCGGCAACAGCACATTGCGTACTAATACTAAATAAATAATGACAGTAATCGTCGCAATAATGCCGATTGGAGTAATTGTGAAAAATCCCAGCTTTTCGAAGCCATGATCAACGAGTGTTTGGGAAGCGATCAAGTTTGTTGGAGATGCAATTAACGTCATCAATCCCGACATGCTCGCAATGTAGGATAACGGCATTAAAAATTTGGACGGGCTTACTTTAATGCTGATTGCTATCGAAACAACAATCGGCAGCATTAACGCAACCGTACCTGTATTGCTCATAAACGCACCGACAATCGCGACAATGACAAGCAGTAGAACAAAGAGACGCAGCTCATTATCCCCCGACCATTTCAATAGAAGGTTTCCTGCCATACCAGCAAGTCCTGTTCTTAAAATACCTGCCCCGACAACAAATAGCCCTGCTATCATAATGACTACAGAATTCGAGAACCCTGCCAGCGCTTCTGCAGGTGTTAAAATATTTAATATTACAAATGATAATAATGCCATTACTGCAACAAGATCTGCCCTCAATCGATTCGTCGTAAATAAGATAATCGTAACTGCCAAAATGATAAAAGTTAATGTAAGTTGCATAATCATGTCCCTTCGTATGGTAGTCGCCTCTATTATATAGGAAATAATAGTAGAACTCCCCACATTTGTTGATTTCAAATTAAAAGCTAATATTAACTAAAAACACAGAGCAATATTTACCTTTTCTTGCTAATTAAAGGTATAATTTACTAGTAATCTATATTATCCGAATCTTCTTTAATGTTTATTATTAATAACCAATTCTTTAATATAAAGATTCCTTAAAAAGAATTATTATAATCTAGTAGAAATTATGATTTAGATTTGTTATATTATTTATGAAGAGTTTTTCAAAAAATTTTAGGAGGAACTACATATGACAAACGAACGTTTAACAACAATTACTGGTGCTCCAGTAGTATCAAACGACGATGTACAAACAGCTGGTCGTCGTGGTCCAATTTTATTACAAGACGTATTCCTAATTGAGAAATTAGCGAACTTTAACCGTGAAGTAATTCCTGAGCGTCGTATGCACGCAAAAGGTTCAGGTGCATTCGGTACATTTACTGTAACGCATGACATCACAAAATATTCAAAAGCAAAAATTTTCTCTGAAGTTGGTAAGAAAACAGAAATGTTCGCACGTTTCTCAACTGTAGCAGGTGAGCGCGGTGCGGCTGATGCAGAGCGTGATATTCGCGGTTTTGCATTAAAATTCTATACTGAAGAAGGTAACTGGGATATGGTTGGTAACAACACACCTGTATTCTTCTTCCGTGATCCATTACACTTCCCGGATTTAAACCACGTTGTTAAGCGTGATCCAAAAACAAACATGCACAACGGTAACTCAAACTGGGATTTCTGGACTTCACTACCTGAAGCATTACACCAAGTAACAATCGTAATGTCTGACCGTGGTATTCCAAACGGCTACCGCAAAATGCACGGTTTCGGTTCTCATACTTACTCAATGATCAACGAAGCTGGCGAACGCGTATACGTGAAATTCCACTTCCGTTCTCAACAAGGTATTGAAAACTTAACAGGTGCAGAAGCTGCTGAAATTATCGGTAAAGACCGTGAGTCTTCACAACGTGACCTATTCGAATCAATCGAAAAAGGCGATTTCCCGAAATGGAAAATGTACATCCAAGTGATGACTGAAGAGCAAGCTCGCAACTCTAAGGACAACCCATTCGACTTAACAAAAGTTTGGTACAAGTCTGAGTACCCACTAATTGAAGTTGGGGAATTCGAATTAAACCGTAACCCGGAAAACTACTTCGCTGATGTTGAGCAAGCTGCATTCGCTCCGTCAAACGTTGTACCTGGTATTTCATTCTCACCAGACCGTATGTTACAAGCTCGTTTATTCGCTTACCAAGATGCAACTCGTTACCGTTTAGGCGTTAACCACCACCAAATTCCTGTAAACACACCAAAATGCCCATTCATGGTATATCACCGTGATGGACAAGGCCGTGCTGACGGAAACCGTGGTGCAGCTATTACTTACTATCCAAATAGCTACGGTGCCCTACAAGGTCAGACACAATATAAAGATCCTGCATTAGCTCTTGATGGTCCAGCTGACATCTACGACTTCCGTGAAGATGACAACAACTACTTCGAGCAACCAGGTAAATTATTCCGTCTTCAAACACCGGAACAGCAACAACGTTTATTCGAAACAACTGCTGCTGAAATGAACGGTGTTGAAGAATTCATCAAACGTCGTCACATTTTACACTGCTACTTAGCTGATCCAGCATATGGTGAAGGTGTAGCGAAGGCAATGGGTCTTTCATTAGATGGTATGGACCTTTCAAACCCATACGCTAATGCGGTAAGTATGTACTAAGATGTACTCTATGAATTTAGCTTCTTGCTCAAATTGTTAAATTCACTAGCTTTTCATTAATTTAGTTTTACTAAATTTACGAAAGCGTTATTGATATCCAACTATAATCGCTTACAACCGCAAGTATCTGAGGGGATGCTTGCGGTTTATTTATGGAAAAAGGGCTGCAGTAAAAGTTTAAATTACTTTTACTGCAGCCCTTCTTTATGCAAATAATATTGTCGATAAATAAATAACAAACGTCACTGTTAAACAGCTGATAATCGTAGAAAACAGTACTGTCTGGGCTGCAGTTGCCGATTCAATATCATATTCGAGCGCCAAGCTGGAACTGTTTCTCGATGTCGGGAATGCACTTGCGATAAATAGCGACTGTGCCACTACCCCGTCCAGGCCCAATGCAAAAATAATAAGAAGTGCTGTTGCCGGGCCGACTATTAACCTTGTAAAGCAGCTGACAAAAATCGTTTTATTGAACATCGAACGCATTTCGATTGTAGAAAGCTGTGCCCCTAATGTAATAAGTGCAACCGCCACAAATCCGTCTGCAATATGTTCAAGTGGAATACTAAACGTGTCCGGGATCGGAACGTGAAAGTAATTCAATGCCGCGCCAATAATAAGCGCATGAACAATCGGCATTTTCAAAAAGTCCCGGACAATCGCTATTCCTGATTTTGTTGATGAGATTAAATTATACAAGCCATATGTATACGTCGTCATATTTTGAAAAATAACAAGGATGACTTGTATTGCTACCCCGATCGGCTGGGTCGCGAAAATCATTTGTGCAACCGGAATTCCATAGTTACCGGAGTTAATAAGGACAACACTGTTTTTAAAAACAGCCGATTCCTTTTTATCAAGTTTTAACAGCTTTGCGAGCAGCTGACTTAACAGCATTTGCGCACCGATAAACAAAAT
The sequence above is drawn from the Solibacillus isronensis genome and encodes:
- a CDS encoding SLC13 family permease, coding for MIMQLTLTFIILAVTIILFTTNRLRADLVAVMALLSFVILNILTPAEALAGFSNSVVIMIAGLFVVGAGILRTGLAGMAGNLLLKWSGDNELRLFVLLLVIVAIVGAFMSNTGTVALMLPIVVSIAISIKVSPSKFLMPLSYIASMSGLMTLIASPTNLIASQTLVDHGFEKLGFFTITPIGIIATITVIIYLVLVRNVLLPNEENRSQSSAGYKLSPKKIAKEYDLHDKLFRVVVSEHSTIIEQKLADLKLPATYHIYIMKIKRGAAQEGINLRPMTYQELAGPTSVIHVGDELYVQGLADDVARFAHDYKLTVQPFEDHAKELVTKKIGVAEVLLTPQSRLIKETVSKIGFREKYNLNILGINRKGDYLLKDMADQKLRFGDAILVQGTWDEIELLSRETQDVVVVGQPRELAGAIAANGKAPIAGIIMLLMIGLMVFEVFDAVIAVLIGAVLMIITGCLRNMDDAYSKMNFESIVLVAAMLPMATALEKTGGMTILAEGIISVLGDFGPYGVLMGIYLLTVVFGQFVSNTATAVLFSPIAITAALAMDANPYTFMIGVATAASMAFATSIASPTNSLVLTAGGYKFMDFVKVGVPLQVIMFIIMMIAVPLLFPF
- a CDS encoding AEC family transporter → MVYLSMIFFKIVAPILILLFIGAILQRKFQFNLKALSHLITYCFMPAAVFINIYETSVEMSVLGQITIFIILFIGAQMLLSQLLAKLLKLDKKESAVFKNSVVLINSGNYGIPVAQMIFATQPIGVAIQVILVIFQNMTTYTYGLYNLISSTKSGIAIVRDFLKMPIVHALIIGAALNYFHVPIPDTFSIPLEHIADGFVAVALITLGAQLSTIEMRSMFNKTIFVSCFTRLIVGPATALLIIFALGLDGVVAQSLFIASAFPTSRNSSSLALEYDIESATAAQTVLFSTIISCLTVTFVIYLSTILFA
- a CDS encoding catalase: MTNERLTTITGAPVVSNDDVQTAGRRGPILLQDVFLIEKLANFNREVIPERRMHAKGSGAFGTFTVTHDITKYSKAKIFSEVGKKTEMFARFSTVAGERGAADAERDIRGFALKFYTEEGNWDMVGNNTPVFFFRDPLHFPDLNHVVKRDPKTNMHNGNSNWDFWTSLPEALHQVTIVMSDRGIPNGYRKMHGFGSHTYSMINEAGERVYVKFHFRSQQGIENLTGAEAAEIIGKDRESSQRDLFESIEKGDFPKWKMYIQVMTEEQARNSKDNPFDLTKVWYKSEYPLIEVGEFELNRNPENYFADVEQAAFAPSNVVPGISFSPDRMLQARLFAYQDATRYRLGVNHHQIPVNTPKCPFMVYHRDGQGRADGNRGAAITYYPNSYGALQGQTQYKDPALALDGPADIYDFREDDNNYFEQPGKLFRLQTPEQQQRLFETTAAEMNGVEEFIKRRHILHCYLADPAYGEGVAKAMGLSLDGMDLSNPYANAVSMY
- a CDS encoding YjiH family protein, with translation MTKYQEEQELPKVAQFEVSIFMKMVFCSLIGIFSFFITFEWNGKTSILIDHMVSAFTTFTPTLVNGYVLVLLVLGAFYPFVTKKWNTSKVNMVLSIFKLGGLVAGVMLIFGFGPAWLFNPDIGPFLLEKLIKPVGLVIPIGSVFLALLVCYGLLEFIGVLMQPVMKPIFKTPGRSAVDAVASFVGSYSVGLILTNRVYKEGKYTARESAIIATGFSTVSATFMVVVAKTLDLMEYWNLFFWVTLVVTFVVTAITARIYPLNKIKDEYYEGSTPQPEKIVKTDRLKVAWAEAVEATKTNPSLPRNLYIHLKDGFIMAMGVIPSILSIGLLGMVLAIYTPLFDWLAYIFAPFTYLLQIPDPMLTAKALSLSIAEMFLPAMIVTEAVLVTKFIVAVISISAILFFSAVIPVILSTDIPLSIRQMLIIWFERVVLTLIIVTPIAFILF
- a CDS encoding response regulator transcription factor; the encoded protein is MKILIVERDFEEIAGIEWYLKNYFMREIEVIGVIDGSRIIEAFEETQPELLLIEMELVSPSIEQFIQKQAIPVIGITAEPIFQQAMKAIRLKAIDLFVKPIPLEQLKSALLKIPSTKSAATSSSTIPVETQLYSDLYLNKPGNFSLDGKSFFLIECADYEHNFMLYEWLIELPIFQNLIALPLQNRVICIVDIDVFTNLFRQLRIMSQEWEKFSGESLNIAVYDGKETTLLTMYQACKKTLAQRFYKGYSHIFKSSQTLHVTRLDPLLTPEEQQLWITSLENGDLKAIKTFLYTLTKGSTYYHQDDVRIHLTSILAQIRRFMMKYHLQQQAKMEQQYRALFHFILEHPILYAIVQEFILFTQRLIDARKNLQQQQIADYTELAVEIIERDYNNAELTLQHAANELNISTNYLSNVFSKKRGIPFRKYLQQYRVQQAEKLLIETSLGIGAIAEMVGFTDGNYFTKVFREYYQLTPYRYRLQVRKTAGNSV
- the hutU gene encoding urocanate hydratase, which codes for MVYKTNIRAPRGSELSCKGWTQEAAMRMLMNNLDPEVAENPDELVVYGGIGKAARDWESYEKLIATLKELENDETMIVQSGKPVAVFRTHENAPRVLIANSNLVPGWANWDHFYELEERNLMMYGQMTAGSWIYIGAQGILQGTYLSFVEAGKKKFGTADLRGKWILTGGMGGMSGAQPLAGKMAGAVILVVEVDRARIERKINEGYCDYLVETVDEAIELVNKLTAAKEPASIGLVGNCADINRELLNRGMIPDFVTDQTSAHDPINGYIPNGMTLEEALQLRKKDVKTYERRAKETMAEHVRTMLEFQQAGAETFDYGNNIRAYAKEMGVENAFDFPGFVPAYIRPLFCEGKGPFRWAALSGDPEDIYKTDALAKEMFAEDTALVNWIDMAQKMVKWQGLPARICWLGYGDRHRFALRVNEMVANGELKAPIVFGRDHLDSGSVASPNRETEGMQDGSDAVSDWPLLNALVNTAGGASWVSIHHGGGVGMGYSQHAGQVLVADGTKLAAEKINRVLISDPGMGVVRHADAGYDIAVRTAKEKGINMPMLKG